One segment of Pogoniulus pusillus isolate bPogPus1 chromosome 26, bPogPus1.pri, whole genome shotgun sequence DNA contains the following:
- the STRIT1 gene encoding sarcoplasmic/endoplasmic reticulum calcium ATPase regulator DWORF isoform X2, with protein sequence MAEAAQVPLSRLLVPLLLAAGWIVGCALMVYIVFS encoded by the coding sequence cCCAAGTCCCACTTTCACGTCTCCTGGTTCccctgctccttgcagctggCTGGATCGTGGGCTGTGCCCTGATGGTTTACATTGTCTTCTCCTGA
- the STRIT1 gene encoding sarcoplasmic/endoplasmic reticulum calcium ATPase regulator DWORF isoform X1: MWPELTAQVPLSRLLVPLLLAAGWIVGCALMVYIVFS, encoded by the exons ATGTGGCCTGAGCTCACAG cCCAAGTCCCACTTTCACGTCTCCTGGTTCccctgctccttgcagctggCTGGATCGTGGGCTGTGCCCTGATGGTTTACATTGTCTTCTCCTGA